A region from the Benincasa hispida cultivar B227 chromosome 8, ASM972705v1, whole genome shotgun sequence genome encodes:
- the LOC120082819 gene encoding glucan endo-1,3-beta-glucosidase 11-like: protein MFFHIPLLFLLSFSGFGGGLRGATSLGINYGQIGNNLPSPDKVLDMLTALRITKVRIYDTNPEVLSAFANSKVEIIVTVENEMLAQLMDAQQALQWVTARIKPYVPATRITGIAVGNEVFTDNDMTLMETLVPAMLSIHTALTQLGLDAIKISTPSSLAVLQESYPPSAGSFKPEITGIMSQFLQFLSTTKSPFWINAYPYFAYKGDPNSVPLEYVLFNPNPGMIDPFTRLHYDNMLYAQADAVLFAMAKMGFGGIEVRISETGWPSKGDPDETGATVENAANYNRNLLRRQMANEGTPLRPNLRLEIYLFALFNENLKPGPTSERNYGLYQPDGTMAYNVGLISSFKGSSSSFSPSSISLSSSASTNPKGATMGYYQSLVYWMFVYLLTYQVFMRRPLYN from the exons ATGTTCTTCCATATTCCTCTTCTCTTTCTCCTCTCTTTCTCAG gGTTTGGGGGTGGTTTAAGAGGAGCTACATCGTTGGGTATAAACTATGGTCAAATCGGCAATAATTTACCATCACCCGATAAGGTTTTGGATATGTTGACGGCATTAAGGATTACAAAAGTAAGAATCTACGACACTAATCCGGAGGTTTTATCGGCATTTGCCAACTCTAAGGTTGAGATTATTGTTACCGTTGAAAATGAAATGTTGGCCCAACTTATGGACGCCCAACAAGCCCTCCAATGGGTTACTGCTCGCATCAAACCTTACGTTCCTGCAACTCGAATTACCGGAATTGCGGTTGGTAACGAG GTATTTACAGACAACGACATGACGTTAATGGAGACACTAGTCCCAGCCATGTTAAGCATCCACACAGCCTTAACCCAACTAGGCCTAGACGCCATAAAAATCTCAACACCAAGTTCCTTAGCCGTCCTACAAGAATCGTATCCACCCTCCGCCGGAAGTTTCAAGCCAGAAATCACGGGAATCATGTCACAATTCTTACAGTTCCTGTCAACAACAAAATCCCCATTTTGGATAAACGCATACCCGTATTTCGCATACAAAGGCGACCCAAATTCCGTCCCTTTAGAATACGTATTATTCAACCCAAATCCAGGCATGATCGATCCATTCACAAGGCTTCATTATGACAACATGCTTTATGCTCAAGCTGATGCTGTTCTTTTTGCAATGGCTAAAATGGGTTTTGGTGGAATTGAAGTTAGGATTTCAGAGACTGGTTGGCCTTCTAAAGGAGACCCAGATGAGACAGGGGCTACTGTTGAAAATGCTGCTAATTATAATAGGAATTTGTTGAGAAGACAAATGGCCAATGAAGGAACTCCTTTGAGACCTAATTTGAGACTTGAGATTTATCTCTTTGCTTTGTTTAATGAGAATTTGAAACCTGGGCCTACTAGTGAAAGGAATTATGGCCTTTATCAACCTGATGGAACCATGGCTTATAATGTCGGCCTCATCTCCTCCTTTAAaggctcttcttcttctttctcaccTTCTTCCATTTCTCTCTCCTCCTCTGCTTCCACAAACCCAAAG GGTGCAACCATGGGATATTATCAAAGCTTGGTGTACTGGATGTTTGTGTATTTGCTGACCTATCAAGTTTTTATGAGAAGGCCattgtataattaa